ACTGATCTCCGTGTAGACAAAGCATGCCGAGAGCACTATGAAAAGGACACCATAGAGGAACTGAGTGAAAAACTTCAGCAAGCTGAGGCTCTCCTGAGGAGAGCAGAGACTGAACTCAAAGAGAGAGACGCCAGGGCTAAGGCCTGCGAAGGCCACCTGCAAAGTTCCTGGGCTGAAGTCCGTGCCCTGGCCCAACAAAGAGACGATTTAAAAGATGAACTTGACATAGTTCACCGGGAGCTTAAACATGCATATAGACTGCAAAGTGACTCTGAAAGGGAAATGCACACCACAGAATTTCCCCTAACCAGTAGGCTGATACCTCCTAGTCAAGAACTCCCACTTCGAAAGGGGGGTGAGAGTCCACTGCTCAAGACATCACCTGCCAGCATCCCAGAACCCCCAGCAGCAGAAAGGGGATGGGAGCCTTTCCAAAGGCTGTCTTCCAGTCACGGTGTGTCACCTAAAGAATTGGATAAGCTGGCTAGAAACATTCCCACTTTCACTCCAAACCCCGCAGGGGGCCACGATGTGCACGCCTACTTAAAAGACATTGACTTTCACTTGCAAACTGTTGCCAATGCTACCGCACGAGACAGACTCTATCTGCTCAGGATCACCTCCAGCCGTGAGGTGCGGAGCTTTCTAGACCGGCAGCCAGAAATGGTCAAAGTAGATTGCCAGCAACTGGAGCAGGCTTTGATTAAGGAGTTCTCTGACCCAGAGTCAGAGCAAGGACTGATTACGGCCATGGACCTTAAACAGGGCAGACAGGAAACCACACAGGCCTACTACAACAGGCTTAGACAGGCCTACTTCGGAGCACGGAATGAGCCAGGAATGGAAGACGATTTTAACTTCAAAACTCTGTTCCTCCGGAACCTGCACCCAACAGTGAGTCACCACCTGGGGGTTCTGGCTTGCCCACGGACTATGTCCACTCAACAGCTGCGAGATTTGGCCCATAAGGCCTATTCAAAACAAAGAACTGCCGCTGGAAAGACAGGAAAAAGACCCACAATCTGTCCTGTCGCTAATCAGAGTTCAGAACTTGCTCTAGAGGGCGCCGGACCAAGCCACAGTGACCAACCTGTCAACACAATGGCAAGATCCTTCCCAGCCAGCAGAGAACAGCGTGGCCATGGTGGTGCCCGTCCTAAGCACCAGACTGGGCACACCGAGAGATCCTGGAACAGGTCACAACCACCCCTCAACCGAAAGGGTGGAGCCACATGGGAAGCCAGGAGACGGCCCAAAGGGAACCGACACTCAGCGGCACAAGCATCAAGCTCAGACTGCCAGCAGCAGAACAGCTCTCAACACACCCTGGACAAGCCCAAATATAAACTATCAGCAGAACAAAACCGGGAAGCTACATCTGAATCAGCAGCGATCATGAGACTTTTAAAGGAACTCCTCCAGAAAAAGCACTATAAGGGAGACAAAAGAGATGAGTCCGATCAGTTATGACTAAGCATTAGATCTGACCCCAACGCCCACTCAGATTCCTCTGAAAATGAACCTCCCAACCAGATCACTGCTAATCCACTGCTGACCACAGAACCAGATATCCCATCACCAAGTGATAACATCACTCACCCACCTCAGCTGACCGCTGAACCACCAGAACCGTCCAACATCCCTCAACACACCTCCAGCCAGGACCGCAAAGTACCAGAAAGTGCAGTCTTGGTGGTCTGCTTCCCTGACGAGCCACACACGACCAGCTCTGACTGCTTGCCATTCACCACACAAGCCCAAGGGCCAAGACTCCTGGGGAACCTAATCGAAAGGGGGGTGGCCAAAAAACTCTACCTGGCCATCACATTGGAAATTAAACTGAAACCCCAGGCCCTGGTGGACACTGGAGCTGACCTCACTTTAATGTCAAGCCAACTTTTTGACAGACTTCAAAGTGAAGCCAAGAGACAGAATCGAACTCTTAAATATCAGAGGTGTGTGCTGAATGTGCAGTCCTACAGCCAAAATGAGGTCCAACTTGAACAGGTAGCTCCAGTTCACCTGACCATCGGCCCTATGAGTTTAGTGCACCCTGTGTACATTTCTCCATTGGACACATATACTCTCCTCATTGGCAAAGACCTGCTAGACATCTTTGAGCCATTGTTAGATTTTAAACAA
The Cyprinus carpio isolate SPL01 chromosome A19, ASM1834038v1, whole genome shotgun sequence genome window above contains:
- the LOC122148726 gene encoding uncharacterized protein LOC122148726, whose protein sequence is MSRSSSTDAHWDRLESWLSAITGTLLSEAAGGLQHLSREQLDDNLGALMSHDPTQDYSHKDLIKIIGPLSHNLLAQAKLNEASISRMEQEAAVLKLQAEEAQRNLVLAQSQLDQHQHQHRTADEKDQELQEEIEELQKALTDLRVDKACREHYEKDTIEELSEKLQQAEALLRRAETELKERDARAKACEGHLQSSWAEVRALAQQRDDLKDELDIVHRELKHAYRLQSDSEREMHTTEFPLTSRLIPPSQELPLRKGGESPLLKTSPASIPEPPAAERGWEPFQRLSSSHGVSPKELDKLARNIPTFTPNPAGGHDVHAYLKDIDFHLQTVANATARDRLYLLRITSSREVRSFLDRQPEMVKVDCQQLEQALIKEFSDPESEQGLITAMDLKQGRQETTQAYYNRLRQAYFGARNEPGMEDDFNFKTLFLRNLHPTVSHHLGVLACPRTMSTQQLRDLAHKAYSKQRTAAGKTGKRPTICPVANQSSELALEGAGPSHSDQPVNTMARSFPASREQRGHGGARPKHQTGHTERSWNRSQPPLNRKGGATWEARRRPKGNRHSAAQASSSDCQQQNSSQHTLDKPKYKLSAEQNREATSESAAIMRLLKELLQKKHYKGDKRDESDQL